A window of the Bdellovibrio sp. ZAP7 genome harbors these coding sequences:
- a CDS encoding RodZ family helix-turn-helix domain-containing protein yields MNSKEIPTELLSLVGSFLRQGRKARNLLLPQAAQRIGISAERLQAIEDGLELITTEYAQFIVANYGGARGDAVDGLLWRLMMERNRCHLQTERRKHLSVVGEESRPWEKLQFSKISCRSLSSV; encoded by the coding sequence ATGAATTCAAAGGAAATACCAACAGAACTACTGTCATTAGTAGGCTCCTTTCTTCGACAAGGGCGAAAAGCTCGCAATCTTCTTCTTCCTCAAGCTGCACAGCGTATTGGTATATCTGCAGAACGCTTGCAAGCCATCGAAGACGGATTAGAATTGATCACAACTGAATACGCCCAATTCATAGTCGCAAACTATGGTGGTGCACGCGGTGATGCGGTTGATGGTTTACTTTGGAGGTTGATGATGGAAAGGAATCGTTGTCACCTACAAACTGAAAGACGCAAGCACCTTTCAGTTGTTGGCGAAGAGTCCCGCCCTTGGGAGAAGCTTCAATTCTCTAAAATTTCTTGCAGAAGTCTCAGCTCGGTCTGA